The sequence TGCTAAACAAAAGAACTATAAAGGTCATGGAAACCGTTAATGTTGCAATAGATGAAACTTCAACTTCTGAGTCTTTAAAAGATGTTGATCAATTGCCAAAGTCCATCCTCCCTTTGAATCTTGAAAATGATCGAGAAGTAGGTGATCAAGATCCTCGTTCTCCTACCTCACCTAGTGCCATATAGATCTCAGAAAATTCTTCTACATCACTTTAGCCTGATGATCATTTGGAAAAATAACCCTCATCCAGGATTAAATTGATGATAAGGTAGCTTTAGTGCTTGAAGAAGTTTTCACACTTGTGgtagtagtggtggtggtggtgccaTGAGTGGCTATGGGttaaagagggagagaagatagagagatagagatgaagagagtgaaaaaaaaatgataaataaattaattatgtttaattgTGATTTGAAAATAAGAGCATTGATGTTAAGTGGATTGTGACATAGtaagataaaatagataaagtgactttttttaaaatgttaaaggctaaaaaatttagcttcaCCAACTTGAATGCTCTTACATGCAAATTTTTGGTCATATTTAATACCGACACAACATTTTCTAATTAGGAGGTCAACAGTATGTTTCCATAATTTGAGGGGttttaggaaaattattaggcaTTCGTACTTCCTCCTCTCATATGAATAATATGTTCCAGCATggatttaattagtgagacctaCCATTTATGTAAGAGATACTCCGGAAGTACCAATCATTTCTTGGGGTTTTaagtgtaatttttctttttctttttaaaaaaaaaaaatttaaaaatccgGTCAAGTGTTGTAATTGGGTAAAAGATTACGGTGGAAAAacataatttgttttgttttgtttttttttttttttggaagagcAAAAAATGGATcctttgaattgaaattgaaaagacaaaaaaaaaaaaaaaaaaaagggcctaAATTGCAATTCAACGACACTCGCTCTGTGTGTCTGGGTTCGAAATGGTAGCTTCAGTTATCTCCGTGCCTTCAAGCTTATCAATCACTTGTCGTAGCCGTAGCAGAACCACGTCAGTCCCTTTGTTTTCTCGCAGGTATCTATAAAGTATTTATTAGTTTGTTTCActtaaaaacttcaatttttagttGCTGTGCCTGTGCCTGTGTTTATCAATTCTTAAATTACATTCGTTAATTTACAGAAACTCAACGAGGTCGATGGTCTCTGCCTTGCCACCTCCATATGGTGATTCTTTAACATTTggtaatctattttttttttttcctttctagtTTACACTTCCATGAGTTTTTAAATTACACTTCTGTTTaagattacaaaattttaagtagcAGACCTTATGCTATAACTAGAATTGAGGATGACCCAATTGTCGTTTTGAGCTTAGTTGTGATTAGGAACAGTTCAATGCCCCtaatttcattcaaaatttttgtcTTGTTCCGGAACAATTCCCTTCGATTTCTTACTTAAACATGGccgtgattttttttatatgctatCTAGTATCCAGTGCTTCACAAAGGACACGGTGACATGAAAATTCTACAAAAACTAactaatataattaatatatatcttttggtattatttatttatttttaggcatattttctgatttttcaaaataaataacaattatcaaaatctttaaaaacatatctaaaatcaacttaaaaaaaaaaaaaaaattcttctcaaCAGTCAACACATTGCTGATATGCATGCTTGACATAAACATGCTGGGGAATTTGGAGTGGCTGTGCTTCTTAGATCTAGTGCTtattgatgaattttgttttagcTACTAATAAATATAATTGGTTGTTCCAAATTCTTTTATAGATACATAAACGCCTGCAGTGATGGTTACTCCATGGACTAATGCATTGAAAGTAAGTTATAATATGTAACGTATTGTTGTGTCCAGGCTTATCCAGTAAAACTTGTGGGTTACCTAGTAAGCACGAAGAGAAGGATTTTTGTACCAGAACAAGGTGTGTTGCTTGTTCCCCCTTTTTTGCTTAGagtgcttattattattattattattattattattattattattattattattatttgtgatatttcatTTATACGCgcgcatgtgtgtgtgtgtgtgtgtgatcaTTTGTTGTAGTGACTGTATTAATTTTCAGGTGATAATTTCCTTTGCAGGGTATTGCCcttagagtttttctttttaaaaagaaaagatatataGAGTATGTTATGCATTGCCACCGTTACATCTATTTGATAGAAAATTacatgaagttttaaaaaatgaataagcAAGGTAGGAATTGGGTTGAGGAAATAGCATTGCAGCTGCGTCATATTTGTTATCATTAGTCTTCACAAATTCAATGCttatacataattttctgtTTTCTGCTTGCTGCTTGTAAATATTTCCTTTGCCTACTTCATTTCTTTGATGGAGTAGTTTTTCctttatacaattttttcttacctatcaaaaaaaagaaaaaaagaaaatggaaacaTGTTACTTATACCTATGTTCTACTACTTATCTTCCTTCAAGATCGTACAATTATAGAGTTTGATCTGGTTCTATATTTTCTGCTTCTACGATCTCAcgcaataattattttaaaaaaagtatagcCATTTAATGGAATAATTAGCTACTTAAACTGTGTTTGATATGCAGTTATGATGCAATAGAAGCCGCTAAAAAGGGGAATCCACCTGTAATGCCGGCTGTGATGACCCCAGGAGGGCCTTTGGATCTCTCATCAGTGTTATTCAGGAATCGCATAATCTTCATTGGTCAGCCAGTCAACTCACAGGTGGCTCAGCGAGTCATATCGCAGCTTGTGACTCTGGCAACTATCGATGAGGATGCAGATATTCTGGTGTGGTTATGTGTTGTTGGCTTTGTTTTTTCAATCTTGGTGTTGATGCATTGGGGCTGCAAATTCAAACTTCTGTGATAAAGATAATGCACAGCTTATGACTTAGTCCTGTATCCTCTCAGGTTTATTTGAACTGTCCTGGTGGAAGTACGTACTCTGTGCTGGCAATTTATGATTGCATGTCTTGGGTAAGTTTATAaagttttattgtttaatgatttctttgctctctttttcttaaGTAATTCTTCCTACCTTTAGCACATTAGTTATTTTGTCTTGCTACTCTGGTATCAACAATGACCTTACAAAGTAAgaacaaatatttattaattttagacaTTATATTTGAGTGCCTCCTGCCAATGATCCAATGAGTCTGGCTTAAACGGGACTGACTTCTCCCACAGGAGTGGGTGGAAGGTGAGGTTGTGGTTTCAAAACACACTGAGTGTAACTTGCCAATAAACAGAAACTATATGTTGGAGTGTCGCCCTATATGAAATGATTGTGACTTTATGCATTAAAGAAAGCCAGTATCTCCAATCTAAAATTTGATAAGTGCAAATTGATCACttagttatttatatatttatttattgcaataaattcACTGTTTTAAAAACTGGACTGGACTGGCCGGTTCAATTGGGAACCAGTCATGGCACTGGTCCGGtaaaactataataaaaaaaaggtaaaaaatgggTAATAACCGGGAACTGGTCTTTTTTCTGGTTCTTTGACTgttccggtttttaaaaccacgAATAAATCCCAAATAGAGCAAGCTGTGAGCAGCCATTATAAAGTCCAAGTGGCTGAAAATAATTACATCAGCAATCCTATATAAATGTTGCAGAATCCATTTACCATGAcagtttatatataaaatatctgTTCGTGATGCTAGTACTTGCCAATAGGTGGCCTGGCCGTTTTCTACTAcacaattaataaatttgaaaggaaaggaaaagaataaataGGAGAAGAACCAAAATAAGCAAGAATAAATAATATGAGGAGCACAAAGGTAACTAAGATGCCAAATAGATATTAATGTCATCCCTGTTTATTCCAAATGGTGGCTTAACCATTTTACTAACTAAACTAAACGAACCTGAAAGGAATGAAATGAACATTTGGAGAATGAAAACTAAAGAATGAACATTTGGAGAATGAAAACAAATGTCATCCCTGTCATTTGTAAACTCGATATGGAGAAAGCCTAcaatcatgtgaattgggaggctttgCTGTATCTGCTGAAtaggatgggttttggagtgaagtggtgtaagtggatACGTTCTTGTATATCCCCTATTCAgttctttgttttgattaatgggTTCCCAGCTGATTTCTTTGGTAGCTCAAGGGGTTTAAGACAAGGAGATCCGCTATCTCCTATGCTGTTTTTGATCTTGATGGAGGTGTTTAGTAGGATGTTGAGAAGCGTGGAGGGAGCTGGCTTGATTCGCGGTTTTAATTTTGAGGGTAGGAGGGATGGTGGGGAACTTGTTtcacatctattatttgcagatgatactatCCTCTTTTGTGATGCAAATGTGGAGCAAATTCTCCATATTCGGTTGTTGCTCCTTAGTTTTCAGGCGGTAacaggtttgaaggtcaatgtgcataAGAGCGAAATGGTTCCTATAGAGGAGGTTGGTGATGTGCATGCTCTGGCTGATATCTTAGGCTACAGAGTTGGATCTTTACCTATGTTATATCTTGGCATGCCGCTGGGGGCTCCTCACAACTCCCCTTCAATTTGgaatacaattttggaaaatattaagcGGAAACTATCtgggtggaagaagttgtactTGTCTAAGGGGGGTCGTTTGATGTTACTCAAGAGCACGCTTTCTAGTCTTCTGACTTACTTTCTATCGTTATTCACAATTCCTactcatgtggctaataaaattgaaaagatgcaAAGGGATTTTCTATGGGGAGATAGCAAGATTCATTTTGGTAGAATGGGAcaaagtttgtgcgcctatagccAATGGTGGCTTAGGGATAAGGAAACTCACTACCTTTAATAAGGCATTACTGGgaaaatggttgtggcggtttggaAAGGAAGAGGGTTGGTTATGGAGGCGGGTAATagcttcaaaatatggggaagattgggggggatggacctcaaagctgggtaggggagcttatgggtgtggtttgtggagaagcaTCCGCATGGGTTGGGcggattttagcaaaaattgtcagtttgtggTTGGGTTGGGAAATAGagtgaggttttggcaggatggttggtatggggatcaaccttttcagTTGGCTTTTCCAAGGTTGTACGGcattgccattgataaggaggcctctgttgaagcttctttgcataggcagggggcggaggatagaagattttggaatgttcgcttttgtagattttttaatgattgggagatggatgaagggatgcggtttcttcgtatgttgggtgctataacccctcctatggatgttggagaccggatgagatggaaattgaagcctaatggggcttttgacatccggtTACCTAtcacaaattaagaaattctccttcaattatctttccttggaaagctatttggagagtaaatgcccctaggcgagtttctttttttgtttggtgtgtagcttggaataagatcctaacgggagataatctgagattgaggagattggtttttgtggattagtgcattatgtgccgtcattgtggagagacggtagatcacctacttcttcattgtgaggtggcctatcggttatggagctttgtttttataacctttggcttggcttggcttgggtcATGCTTAGTTCGATTCCAGACttgctttttggttggtggaattggttggggaagcattcgtctcagatctggaatttagtcccgttgTGCATCCTTTGGTGCATTTAGAAGGAGCGGAACCGGAGgccttttgaggatttggataactctagtgatcagttgcttgcttctttttgtggaactctctttgattggtcACGGGagtggggactcacgtctagtgattccctcccttcttttctttgttcccttTTCCCGttgtaatttctttgttgtttggttttctctcttgtttctctttgttttcttcttcttgtaatttctgggttgctctgtgtttttcaggcatagagtatcctttcgtatatatatcattcttatttatcaaaaaaaaagaaaaaaaagaaaagaaaagactagtcttctctgtctctctctgtctGTCTTCTATTTTgatttacatatttatctttAGATGGGACACTTGAGAAGATTTTGGGGGACATGTGTTTTGGCTGATAATGTTTTTATGCTTGGATCTTTGTCCCATGTATTTCATTTGGATGCCTTTCAGAGTTCAAAAGAGGCCATGCTATCTGTAGCTTATAGATTAAATGCActtattaaaagaagaaaaagtttataggttaaacacaaaaattatttgcacttaaatctaaaaattaacgGACCGTTGCTGCATTTTGACAGTCTTCTTTCCCATCTACTCATGTGATCCTGTTAGGCTAAGCTGTTTTGTCTTCTGTATTCTCACAAAAACCTATTACATTGAGACCTACTATTTTCCCTAGTCATCAGTAGATTATACACCTGTCATTAGATGTTATATGGTACTTGCAAAAGCATgtcatccattttttttttctttattaataaaaagtgtTCAATTTCTTACTCTGCaagtatttatttaataattttttcagaTTAAGCCCAAGGTTGGCACAGTATGTTTTGGAGTAGCGGCAAGCCAAGGTGCGCTTCTTCTTGCTGGTGGAGAAAAGGGAATGCGCTATTCAATGCCAAATTCACGTATTATGATACATCAACCACAGAGTGGATGTGGGGTATGAATTACTTGTGGTGTAGTTTACTGCATTTTATAAAAGGATATGCTCATGAAAGGATTAGATCTGAAGACTAGATTGGAAGTCTGTAACAGATTCTGGTTTTATCTTTGCAAACAGATTATATCACTATTATCTTTCTAATCCAATTCACTTTCCTCTTTTATATTTGGCTATTCTTTTTGGCCTTTTGGTTTCTGTATACATGAGCTTATGTGAAGTTTAAATCAGTTTTTTGCTATTTTATGTGGTATGAGATTAGAAagtttaaagttcaaattaggTCACCCTGTGCGTAAAACAAAGTTTAAATTAGTTTTTCCCATATACTGTGGTTTGAGATTAGAGAGCTACAAAAAAACTAGGTTAAATGAATTTGAGTCTGCTTTGGACTTGGGTAACAAGCCCAAATGGGTATCAAATTCTTTTGATTTCAAAGATTTTCCACCACTTgtgagtgtcaagtagacatatGCTTACCCTTTTCATTCTTGAAAACCCAAGTATGGCCAGGTGAAGTGAATGTATTGGGTAACACAAACAATAGAAGTATTCTCATCAGTGTGTGTAATGCGATGAAATTTGACATACAGTTTGGAGGTATTATGATTCATTTGCTAACATTCCATAGATATGATTGTGTTATCTACTTGTAGGGGCATGTGGAAGATGTGAGGCGCCAAGTGAATGAAGCGGTTCAATCTCGCCATGTCAGTCTCTCTTCCCCACTTAGTTGTGTACTTTGAATGATCTCTGAACGATTATAATGCAGCCTAAATGACTTAGATCAAGCTGAAATTGAGTGACTCAATTGTGTTTATAATTTTgctaatttgaataaaaaatggaaaacaagATCTCCTTAAGTTGAGTGTAAGTTTTGAGCATTAAAAAAAGCCGAAATTTAGGTGTAGTTTAGGTGTAGTGATGTGCTGGGCTGGATTGTTATAAAAGTTTCACTCTGCCATGGAGAATATCCAGATAGAGATATCCAGCATTGCCGTTAGAAAATTCATGCTATCATCACAGAGAATTAGGCTGGTACTTTTGGCTTATCTCGTGGGAAACTGCATTTTAGTAGTAAATAGTAAATACAGATGCCTTGATCTTCATCTAGAGAAATGTGGAATGAGTGTTAACAAGGCACTTGTAGTCCTTTGCAAGTACAATGTCATGTGATTTTTCCAGTTCCATTTTCATATGTTCCCTTTGGGTGACAGCCTAATGATCTGAAAACTAGCATTATTATCTGCAGGTTtgacagaaaatatttttacagtTTGGTGCTTTGACAGAAAATATTGATCCATCACTATTGCATTTTCAAGCTCACAAAGTGCTTGAACCTATTTGatgaaatattattttcctctttgactaaaattatttttacccACCAAcctaggtaaaaaaaaaaaaaagggtttcactgagaacttgtgatttataactCCATTTTCTAAACTCTATTCACTGAATTGACCAGTTTCCAGAATAGCCCAGCTTTTCTCTGTCAAATTCTTTTGAATGCATGAGTGTGCTGCTCAATGTTAAGCGCTGACACTACTTTTCTTCTTCCCCTGGTAATATTATGCAGAAAATTGACAAAATGTATGCTGCTTTTACTGGCCAACCTCTAGAGAAAGTGCAACAATACACTGAAAGGGATCGTTTCTTGTCTGTTTCTGAGGTAATGTTCCTCATTCCTTTGTTCTTCTTAGAtccatttattatttaaaagagAAAGGGACTGGAAAacataatgaaaataaaacatttacaaaGCTGTCTGTAGTTTGTACTCTGTATTGCTAGAATTTTATTGGCCAATTAAGTGGTTCCCCATGAAAATATTGCTTTTGACATATCATGATAAGTGGAAACCCTGCAAAATCAAATATTCAAAGCCCATTACTACAAAAGAGCTTCCATTATCTGCTACTAATATTTTTGAGCCCAGCTTCTATTGCAGTGGATTTCTGCTTTAATACATTATTGAGAGAACTACTAACAATTATCTTGCTGTGCCTCCTTTAATTGCAGGCTATGGAGTTTGGACTAATCGATGGTGTGTTAGAAACTGAATATTGAACTCCGATTTTTTGCTGAACCATTTTATGCCTTCAGAACATCATACTATCATAGTGCAATTTCAGGACACCATACTGCAATTGTTGTCAAACTGTTACGGATTCTTGTGTTGCCATCAATGAAAATTTGCATAGGGTTTTTTTCAATAGAAATTTGTCAAGGGGTGCTTATGTATTTTAGTGGAATTACATAGAGTTTTCATAGACAGGGAACTGGTTGTTTTGGGTTTCCTTCTTCTGCTttgacttttatatatataagccaAAATTgggagaaaatccaattagattttcaaatttgagtttaatttgTGCTACATTAAGAATTTGATTAATGTTTATTGTtgtcaaataaaagaaatgaggttcatatTCTATGTTTgtacaaaaaatcaattgatgtcttgatctgaaaataaaaagtagttATCATAAAGCAAATATCAGcccataagttgaaattctatggtaataaaaaaaaaacatgttaaatgAGTTTAGCGTTTGTTTTTGGGATCTGGCTTGTGTTGGTAATGGATGAGAAAGTCACAGGGGAGGTTGGTCGCTGTGATCATGGTTGGTGGACCCACGAAAGGAATGAGGtttgtttcatttattttgGAACTCGTATAAGGTATAACAACAAAACACAGCACAACGGGTTCTCACTTCACACACTGCCTTGCAAACGTAGAACTTACGATAaccataacaaataaaaatacataaaatcaagagatataaaaagaattttatagCAGTCTTGCAAAAAGGTTTGAAGTCTGTGCTGTGTATTCAAGAGTTAAGGTCCTTTTGGATATAtatcacaattaatttttttaagacatTTTTCCCTATCCCAtgtatgtgttaaaaatattagtattctcaaaaaaaaaaaaaatggagcttGCACACCaatcttttgggatttttttttatatatttaaaattttctcttctctttggaaaataaaattaattataaaatttaaatgaattttatgAGGGAAACCCATTTAACAGGAATGAATTTATGAATGGAAATTCAGCATTCTGTACATAACTCTAACCCACGTAGTGTTTGGTCCTGAAAGAGaaagttgaaaaaaagaaaagaaaaaagagttcaaATAATGGAAGTAAATCCGTTGTCTAATCTCCTTCattattaaacacaatttttgaTGGTGATCAACAACGAGTACTTTTCGTCCATAGCGGTCGTCCTTAACCAGGAATGTCCAAAACAGCCTTCAGAAAGAAGAAATATGCACTAAGAATACAAAAGGAGAATATACAAGTAGGTTGCCGGTCGTCTAGCAAGGAACTAGTCGTCCATATCATGTTCAAATATGGACGGCCAATATACACCTAGTAAAATTCTGAGTGTTTTCTACAACTTCAAATTGTTAGACTACTAACCCACATCTCGGAGTGTGGGGTAGATTCTTGGAATTCGCTCTACTCTTCCCACCAAGTCTACACACCTCCCACAATGTCAGTGGCACCCTAACAAGTACACACTCTAAACTCTCTATAAAATGACCAAGCCTCATCCAACCAAGGTATGTTTTTCACTATTCATTTACTCACAACTCTTGTGTTCTATAgagaaaattgacttaattgtCGGAGGGTCCTTAGCTGGTTTACACCGATCACCTTCAATAGTTATTTTCTTCCTTCTCAGGTCATTCAACCGTCATGAAAGTTTggagcattcagcctactgatttttatGCTTCgtcaatttttatcataaaaatataaataattagtcaaattattttttaaaaaataaacgtaattagtcacatattataagtcttacctaaatttaatactgaTGGGgtataaaaatacaactccagCTTCGTCCATAGAGGTTGTCCGTGGAAAAACCAAGTAGACAAAGGTTGCAAGAACCTCGTCCTGAATAAGCCCGTCCATGCAGTAAAGTGCGCAGACGGGGCTTTGCATGGACTATAACTCCATGCCATGTCATCCAAGTGAACCATTAGCCTCGTCCTGAAAGATCGTCTTGCAAGGAACGACCTTATGTTGGGAGCAAGATGCACCTGACCGTAGGTTCCTTGGACGAGGTTCCCTGGATGAGCCATTGACACTTGAGAAAATTTCCAAAGTGAACATAACAACTCCGAatcacacgcataacttccagtgactgttttgtgaggaaaaatgtaactcctaaacagttgaAGGGGTGATTCTTGAACCCTTACACCTCCTCCAatctaggggaggttacaagtttgataactgttttTAGGATAGTATATAAACACCCTTTCAGACCAAAAGAATGTACGCtttatatttcccaaaaagttggaactccgaaaatatagagaaaaaactaactttgccatcggagggttcttgacCGGCaaccccagtcacctttgatcgcttttctttcttttccaggccATCAAAAGAGCAAGCAGTCCTTTCAAGTCTGAAatatccagcctactgattttcttcgcatcatcaaatactatttatgattttttttcttctaatttttaataagatagaatgcGTGGTAATCTTTGTTGTATGAtcatttttattgagtatatgtgattggttttttaaaaaaaaatatatagttcattaatatttgATTATTACTATTTTACACTCATTAACTCAATTGACacgaaaattaaaaaacttaagagGACATGTGACACAAACTTAAGTAGATAATTATATTGTAGtttccacataaatttagatacaTGACGCAAGATTAGATTCTAATTAAACTTTTTCTAagctttacacacacacacacacacacacacacacacacacatatatatatatatataatattatattatatataataaaagttgggcttagacAACGTGGTTGCGTCACATGGCTttatcaaattgtaaaaaaatttattaaattttacacaCGGCACaaatttttgttcatatcaacTTCTTCAATGTAGAGACTTTTTGTTCATATAACTTTTTCAATGTGGagtataaatatatgtgataaaattatgatttttcctACTGTACAAGTTTTCACTCTGTTCTTCTCCTACCTACACAACCTTGCAGAGgtatgtatttttattattcaccaaattgaatagattttttttttcttttgtattctgTTAACCAGgtgattttatattattttgtatatcatttaaattattttgttatgaaCTTGCAtataagatttttctttttataattcttatctcccttatttttattaaaactaattttataagTTCCAATGACACTATGTTGTTTCCATCCCTTAATTTTGATTTCAATGACAAtcttatttttaactttaatttga comes from Castanea sativa cultivar Marrone di Chiusa Pesio chromosome 3, ASM4071231v1 and encodes:
- the LOC142629860 gene encoding ATP-dependent Clp protease proteolytic subunit 6, chloroplastic-like isoform X2 yields the protein MVASVISVPSSLSITCRSRSRTTSVPLFSRRNSTRSMVSALPPPYGLSSKTCGLPSKHEEKDFCTRTSYDAIEAAKKGNPPVMPAVMTPGGPLDLSSVLFRNRIIFIGQPVNSQVAQRVISQLVTLATIDEDADILVYLNCPGGSTYSVLAIYDCMSWIKPKVGTVCFGVAASQGALLLAGGEKGMRYSMPNSRIMIHQPQSGCGGHVEDVRRQVNEAVQSRHKIDKMYAAFTGQPLEKVQQYTERDRFLSVSEAMEFGLIDGVLETEY
- the LOC142629860 gene encoding ATP-dependent Clp protease proteolytic subunit 6, chloroplastic-like isoform X1, whose product is MVASVISVPSSLSITCRSRSRTTSVPLFSRRNSTRSMVSALPPPYGDSLTFGLSSKTCGLPSKHEEKDFCTRTSYDAIEAAKKGNPPVMPAVMTPGGPLDLSSVLFRNRIIFIGQPVNSQVAQRVISQLVTLATIDEDADILVYLNCPGGSTYSVLAIYDCMSWIKPKVGTVCFGVAASQGALLLAGGEKGMRYSMPNSRIMIHQPQSGCGGHVEDVRRQVNEAVQSRHKIDKMYAAFTGQPLEKVQQYTERDRFLSVSEAMEFGLIDGVLETEY